A stretch of Henckelia pumila isolate YLH828 chromosome 4, ASM3356847v2, whole genome shotgun sequence DNA encodes these proteins:
- the LOC140866293 gene encoding azadirone synthase LFS isoform X5 gives MFFSLCLEEKMKLDRKNHRGYTPLYAEKLDPRVSSRGDSKESFYIGPLEDAPSRGYMNQWPSEEILPGWRSIIEDYYEGAMNAGRRLIKLVALALNLDENFFYDVAFNPPNGYLRLLHYPGELGSSDEEIYGASAHSDYGMITLLLTDGISGLQICNEKFKEPQVWENVHHIPGTLIVNIGDMMERWTNCLFRSTLHRVMPTGQERYSVAFFLDPNPDCVVECLKSCCNESAPPRFPPIRAGDYLEERIKVTYGS, from the exons ATGTTTTTTTCCCTTTGTCTTGAAGAGAAGATGAAACTAGATCGCAAGAACCATCGAGGTTACACGCCACTCTATGCCGAAAAGCTCGACCCTCGCGTCAGTTCAAGAG GTGACTCAAAAGAAAGTTTCTACATTGGGCCTCTTGAAGATGCACCATCTCGGGGGTACATGAACCAGTGGCCATCAGAGG AGATTTTGCCAGGCTGGAGGTCTATCATAGAAGACTACTATGAAGGGGCCAT GAATGCTGGGAGAAGACTTATCAAATTAGTTGCTTTGGCACTGAACTTAGACGAAAACTTCTTCTATGATGTGGCATTTAATCCACCAAATGGTTATCTTCGCTTGTTACATTATCCAG GTGAATTAGGATCGTCTGATGAAGAAATATACGGTGCCTCTGCTCATTCAGATTATGGCATGATAACTCTTTTGTTAACAGATGGCATATCTGGACTTCAG ATTTGCAATGAAAAATTCAAGGAGCCTCAAGTGTGGGAAAATGTGCATCATATCCCCGG GACTCTCATTGTTAACATTGGTGACATGATGGAGAGGTGGACAAATTGTTTGTTTCG GTCGACCTTGCATCGTGTAATGCCAACAGGTCAAGAGCGATATTCG GTGGCTTTCTTTCTTGACCCGAATCCCGATTGTGTGGTGGAATGCTTAAAGAGTTGCTGCAATGAATCAGCTCCTCCAAG ATTTCCTCCTATTCGCGCTGGTGACTACCTGGAGGAGCGTATAAAGGTTACATATGGCTCATAA
- the LOC140866293 gene encoding azadirone synthase LFS isoform X2, with amino-acid sequence MPPLVPFKRLSCHECWLIQACTEYGFFYLINHGVEESLLQKVLQGNKMFFSLCLEEKMKLDRKNHRGYTPLYAEKLDPRVSSRGDSKESFYIGPLEDAPSRGYMNQWPSEEILPGWRSIIEDYYEGAMNAGRRLIKLVALALNLDENFFYDVAFNPPNGYLRLLHYPGELGSSDEEIYGASAHSDYGMITLLLTDGISGLQICNEKFKEPQVWENVHHIPGTLIVNIGDMMERWTNCLFRSTLHRVMPTGQERYSVAFFLDPNPDCVVECLKSCCNESAPPRFPPIRAGDYLEERIKVTYGS; translated from the exons ATGCCGCCGCTCGTTCCATTCAAAAG GTTGTCATGCCATGAATGCTGGCTGATACAGGCATGCACAGAATACGGTTTCTTTTACCTTATAAATCATGGTGTGGAGGAATCCTTGTTGCAGAAGGTGCTACAAGGTAACAAAATGTTTTTTTCCCTTTGTCTTGAAGAGAAGATGAAACTAGATCGCAAGAACCATCGAGGTTACACGCCACTCTATGCCGAAAAGCTCGACCCTCGCGTCAGTTCAAGAG GTGACTCAAAAGAAAGTTTCTACATTGGGCCTCTTGAAGATGCACCATCTCGGGGGTACATGAACCAGTGGCCATCAGAGG AGATTTTGCCAGGCTGGAGGTCTATCATAGAAGACTACTATGAAGGGGCCAT GAATGCTGGGAGAAGACTTATCAAATTAGTTGCTTTGGCACTGAACTTAGACGAAAACTTCTTCTATGATGTGGCATTTAATCCACCAAATGGTTATCTTCGCTTGTTACATTATCCAG GTGAATTAGGATCGTCTGATGAAGAAATATACGGTGCCTCTGCTCATTCAGATTATGGCATGATAACTCTTTTGTTAACAGATGGCATATCTGGACTTCAG ATTTGCAATGAAAAATTCAAGGAGCCTCAAGTGTGGGAAAATGTGCATCATATCCCCGG GACTCTCATTGTTAACATTGGTGACATGATGGAGAGGTGGACAAATTGTTTGTTTCG GTCGACCTTGCATCGTGTAATGCCAACAGGTCAAGAGCGATATTCG GTGGCTTTCTTTCTTGACCCGAATCCCGATTGTGTGGTGGAATGCTTAAAGAGTTGCTGCAATGAATCAGCTCCTCCAAG ATTTCCTCCTATTCGCGCTGGTGACTACCTGGAGGAGCGTATAAAGGTTACATATGGCTCATAA
- the LOC140866293 gene encoding azadirone synthase LFS isoform X1, with translation MAEAVVLPVIDLTSSDHHAAARSIQKACTEYGFFYLINHGVEESLLQKVLQGNKMFFSLCLEEKMKLDRKNHRGYTPLYAEKLDPRVSSRGDSKESFYIGPLEDAPSRGYMNQWPSEEILPGWRSIIEDYYEGAMNAGRRLIKLVALALNLDENFFYDVAFNPPNGYLRLLHYPGELGSSDEEIYGASAHSDYGMITLLLTDGISGLQICNEKFKEPQVWENVHHIPGTLIVNIGDMMERWTNCLFRSTLHRVMPTGQERYSVAFFLDPNPDCVVECLKSCCNESAPPRFPPIRAGDYLEERIKVTYGS, from the exons ATGGCGGAAGCTGTTGTGCTTCCGGTAATCGACCTCACTAGTTCTGACCACCATGCCGCCGCTCGTTCCATTCAAAAG GCATGCACAGAATACGGTTTCTTTTACCTTATAAATCATGGTGTGGAGGAATCCTTGTTGCAGAAGGTGCTACAAGGTAACAAAATGTTTTTTTCCCTTTGTCTTGAAGAGAAGATGAAACTAGATCGCAAGAACCATCGAGGTTACACGCCACTCTATGCCGAAAAGCTCGACCCTCGCGTCAGTTCAAGAG GTGACTCAAAAGAAAGTTTCTACATTGGGCCTCTTGAAGATGCACCATCTCGGGGGTACATGAACCAGTGGCCATCAGAGG AGATTTTGCCAGGCTGGAGGTCTATCATAGAAGACTACTATGAAGGGGCCAT GAATGCTGGGAGAAGACTTATCAAATTAGTTGCTTTGGCACTGAACTTAGACGAAAACTTCTTCTATGATGTGGCATTTAATCCACCAAATGGTTATCTTCGCTTGTTACATTATCCAG GTGAATTAGGATCGTCTGATGAAGAAATATACGGTGCCTCTGCTCATTCAGATTATGGCATGATAACTCTTTTGTTAACAGATGGCATATCTGGACTTCAG ATTTGCAATGAAAAATTCAAGGAGCCTCAAGTGTGGGAAAATGTGCATCATATCCCCGG GACTCTCATTGTTAACATTGGTGACATGATGGAGAGGTGGACAAATTGTTTGTTTCG GTCGACCTTGCATCGTGTAATGCCAACAGGTCAAGAGCGATATTCG GTGGCTTTCTTTCTTGACCCGAATCCCGATTGTGTGGTGGAATGCTTAAAGAGTTGCTGCAATGAATCAGCTCCTCCAAG ATTTCCTCCTATTCGCGCTGGTGACTACCTGGAGGAGCGTATAAAGGTTACATATGGCTCATAA
- the LOC140866293 gene encoding azadirone synthase LFS isoform X3, translating to MAEAVVLPVIDLTSSDHHAAARSIQKACTEYGFFYLINHGVEESLLQKVLQGNKMFFSLCLEEKMKLDRKNHRGYTPLYAEKLDPRVSSRGDSKESFYIGPLEDAPSRGYMNQWPSEEILPGWRSIIEDYYEGAMNAGRRLIKLVALALNLDENFFYDVAFNPPNGYLRLLHYPGELGSSDEEIYGASAHSDYGMITLLLTDGISGLQICNEKFKEPQVWENVHHIPGTLIVNIGDMMERWTNCLFRSTLHRVMPTGQERYSVAFFLDPNPDCVVECLKSCCNESAPPRIVQARF from the exons ATGGCGGAAGCTGTTGTGCTTCCGGTAATCGACCTCACTAGTTCTGACCACCATGCCGCCGCTCGTTCCATTCAAAAG GCATGCACAGAATACGGTTTCTTTTACCTTATAAATCATGGTGTGGAGGAATCCTTGTTGCAGAAGGTGCTACAAGGTAACAAAATGTTTTTTTCCCTTTGTCTTGAAGAGAAGATGAAACTAGATCGCAAGAACCATCGAGGTTACACGCCACTCTATGCCGAAAAGCTCGACCCTCGCGTCAGTTCAAGAG GTGACTCAAAAGAAAGTTTCTACATTGGGCCTCTTGAAGATGCACCATCTCGGGGGTACATGAACCAGTGGCCATCAGAGG AGATTTTGCCAGGCTGGAGGTCTATCATAGAAGACTACTATGAAGGGGCCAT GAATGCTGGGAGAAGACTTATCAAATTAGTTGCTTTGGCACTGAACTTAGACGAAAACTTCTTCTATGATGTGGCATTTAATCCACCAAATGGTTATCTTCGCTTGTTACATTATCCAG GTGAATTAGGATCGTCTGATGAAGAAATATACGGTGCCTCTGCTCATTCAGATTATGGCATGATAACTCTTTTGTTAACAGATGGCATATCTGGACTTCAG ATTTGCAATGAAAAATTCAAGGAGCCTCAAGTGTGGGAAAATGTGCATCATATCCCCGG GACTCTCATTGTTAACATTGGTGACATGATGGAGAGGTGGACAAATTGTTTGTTTCG GTCGACCTTGCATCGTGTAATGCCAACAGGTCAAGAGCGATATTCG GTGGCTTTCTTTCTTGACCCGAATCCCGATTGTGTGGTGGAATGCTTAAAGAGTTGCTGCAATGAATCAGCTCCTCCAAG GATTGTCCAGGCAAGATTTTAG
- the LOC140866293 gene encoding kihadalactone A synthase LFS isoform X4: MAEAVVLPVIDLTSSDHHAAARSIQKACTEYGFFYLINHGVEESLLQKVLQGDSKESFYIGPLEDAPSRGYMNQWPSEEILPGWRSIIEDYYEGAMNAGRRLIKLVALALNLDENFFYDVAFNPPNGYLRLLHYPGELGSSDEEIYGASAHSDYGMITLLLTDGISGLQICNEKFKEPQVWENVHHIPGTLIVNIGDMMERWTNCLFRSTLHRVMPTGQERYSVAFFLDPNPDCVVECLKSCCNESAPPRFPPIRAGDYLEERIKVTYGS; this comes from the exons ATGGCGGAAGCTGTTGTGCTTCCGGTAATCGACCTCACTAGTTCTGACCACCATGCCGCCGCTCGTTCCATTCAAAAG GCATGCACAGAATACGGTTTCTTTTACCTTATAAATCATGGTGTGGAGGAATCCTTGTTGCAGAAGGTGCTACAAG GTGACTCAAAAGAAAGTTTCTACATTGGGCCTCTTGAAGATGCACCATCTCGGGGGTACATGAACCAGTGGCCATCAGAGG AGATTTTGCCAGGCTGGAGGTCTATCATAGAAGACTACTATGAAGGGGCCAT GAATGCTGGGAGAAGACTTATCAAATTAGTTGCTTTGGCACTGAACTTAGACGAAAACTTCTTCTATGATGTGGCATTTAATCCACCAAATGGTTATCTTCGCTTGTTACATTATCCAG GTGAATTAGGATCGTCTGATGAAGAAATATACGGTGCCTCTGCTCATTCAGATTATGGCATGATAACTCTTTTGTTAACAGATGGCATATCTGGACTTCAG ATTTGCAATGAAAAATTCAAGGAGCCTCAAGTGTGGGAAAATGTGCATCATATCCCCGG GACTCTCATTGTTAACATTGGTGACATGATGGAGAGGTGGACAAATTGTTTGTTTCG GTCGACCTTGCATCGTGTAATGCCAACAGGTCAAGAGCGATATTCG GTGGCTTTCTTTCTTGACCCGAATCCCGATTGTGTGGTGGAATGCTTAAAGAGTTGCTGCAATGAATCAGCTCCTCCAAG ATTTCCTCCTATTCGCGCTGGTGACTACCTGGAGGAGCGTATAAAGGTTACATATGGCTCATAA